The nucleotide sequence TTGCTAATGAACTTCACAATCACCTGCAGATTGTAAAGTTGGTTAAGTGGCATTAACATACATCACAATCCTCAGTCCTAAACAAAGCTACATTTAAACAGAAATCGGCACACACTGTAGAAATAAAATGTTGCCTTACTTCTTGTCCATCACAGCGTCTTATTGCCTTCCAGACAAAACCAAAAGCTCCTTTGCCCACTGCTCTGAGTGGCTGGTACTCTTCTTCAAACTGTCCGTCACAGGCTCGAGACTGCTCAAGGTCCATGGTGGAACGCAACACTTCCCCTTGACTGGCTTCACCAATCTTCTGAAGGAAAGAATGAGTCAACGATGAATGAGTTGAAAGATGAATAACCATTATTATGctttaaaaaagcagaataatgTGCCATTCTGACTTAGAACCTCAAATCTTTACTGTCACTTACTTCTCCAAGACTGGTTGCTGATAGGTTCTGCAGTGATCGACCTGTTTgcagcagcgccccctgctggccggGTCGACTCATCCACACACAGAACATGAAGCCTCCATCAGGCAAGTCAGTCCTACAGATGTCACACTGCACATCTGGAGAGAAGAAATAACCCCGTTAGTCTTGATTCTTTATGATTTTCATTAAGGAAATTATAAACATTTAATACCTACCAACTCTTGTTCCATCTCTGTGGTATCCACTTCCTTCGAATCTCCCCTCCAGTATCTGTGCGGTGTCTGAGGACAGAGTGCGTCCATTCACCCTCTGCTTTTTAGGAGTTGACGTGGCAGGAATGTCTGCCATTGACTGAATCCCACCATTCATTTGTATGGAGCACTCTTGGCTCTTTCCTTTATGAATGGCAGAGAGAGCTGCCCACTGATCCTGTTCGCCCTGGTGATTTCCTAGTTCTTCACTCAAGCTGTTTCTGATCTTCACAGCAGGATGCCGAGTGTCAACAGGCTCCGCTTCCTGGTCAGACCCCACCATGCATGGGGAGGGTGTCCGCAGGAGCTCAGCTGTATCACAGGAAGTCATGGAGTGTTGGTTGTCATCGTTGTGCTCTCTGCGACTGAGCAGCTCTATACTACTGCTCAGGTCTAGGTCAGCTAGGGCCCTGGTCACCAGATCACCATTGCTGTTGAGGTCCAGGAAGCAGCTGGCCGAGTCCACTAAATGTGCTGAATGACTATCCTCTGCCTGGGCTGGATCAGAACCACCATGACCACCAAATTTTTCACAGAAGCCAGAGGAAGATCTGAGAAATTAAATTTCAATAAACGGATTACATAGTGTAACTActtacagcattttattttcataaaaactCCATCTAGGTGATATTACGTCATCAAAAGGAGGTGGGGAAATGTGAACACTGCTGAAAATGTTTCCTTTAATCTAATCTGGCCAGACATTTCAGTAGCTTTAAGGGCTGCATTGCACCGACACAGCTGAAAAACACTGCTCCTCACCTGCTCTCCAGTGAGATGACCTCAAAGCTTGAGTCTTGGAGGACAGACGGACATGAGTGGTGGTCTTTTCCAGCATCAGAAGAGTTGCCACCCACATTGCAAACAGCTTGTCCATTCTGAGCAGGAGCGTctataaaacaagacaaacatcaGTCTGTCACACATAATACAATCTTAAAGAATTTTTACAgaacttctttttaaaattcactcTACACACAGTATGTACTGCAGTTCTGACATGTTTGAGTTACATGGCAGAACTAGAGACGAACAAatgtgaagaaaagaaaacaaaaaaaaacacataaccACATCACACCTTGGAGATTCTGGATGCCAGGTCCATCATTTTTCTGAACCCCATCGgtcagctgctgctctctgttaTGGGGTGATGGTTCAGGTGGAACCAAGCAGCAAGTGTCTTCTCCAGGAGGTTCCACCCAGGCAAAGGTCTTGAGGAGTGCCTGGGTGGATCCTGCACTGTCTAGCTGGCTACTGCAGGAAACTACCTGGGCTGCTTCTTCCATCAGCTCTGCAGTGTCATTGGCCCTGAGGAAAGAATGGCTGTTTTAACTGAATTGTTCCAACAACATTTACAAGTAGAAGCtggcatgaaaaaaaacaattacacgCTCACTTATTTTCTGGAAATCAGTACTATATGCATATACAGAATGAAAATTCTAACAGATGTCAGGATGCTATAGATCGTAAATGTTGGGCTAGAATAAAGGCTAAAGACCATTTAAATTCTTTAGCAGTCAATCATATGATAAAGAAGGCTATGAACCAATTAAGTACTGTTCGAGGAACCCGTTATCATATTTCTCTACATATCAGGTCCATGACCATACTAAGTatttcatggtgaaaaaaacacattttcttttaaataattaaaatttgtGGAAACTCATATAAGTCACTATCGtaaaaatttgtgttttattcgGGTACCAAACATGCTGTGATATCATTTGTCCAACAGATGGCAAAAGAGGACATGCTGTAAAACGTTGTAAATCCAGATTCTGAGATTTTCCAGTATCACAATTATTCACAAATCAATCAGATCAAATTACAAACACTAAAACAGTGTTTGTGGTAAACGCTTTTTCAGCACGAGAAAGATGGAAGGACTTCTACTTTCTGGCTGGTCAGAGACGCACAGAGGGTATTAGGCTTGAgcacagagctgctgtgtttccagATTTACTGCAAAGCACATTAAATATGCATGCACTCTGCTGCTTTTAGGTCCCTGATTGTTGCTACGGCAGCCTTTGTTTGCCCCAAACTTAAGAGAATACAAATTGCGGCTGGTGTCTTTAATTAAGTCTAACATCTGCTAACATAAAACTTTCTGTCAGAGTTAAACAAGGTCACATTCAGGAAGCTTTTCACCCTTTGGGGATATAGTCGTTGCcgccagtaaaaaaaaaaaaaaaaaaacatccagccTGTTTTTGACAACAAGCCCATCGTGCCTGCTAACTTACATAACCACACGTGTGGAGGTAACTGCCGGAGGAGAGAGGGTAGACAGAGCGCTGCCCTGTTTCTCCAGCCTGGTGCTGGTTCCAGTGAAGATCCTGCCTCTCCCCACTGAGGTACTGGCCAGGATAGCCTGACGCACCATGGCCATGTCTCCAGCCACCAGCGAGGAATGGTCTAAGATGAGAGAATGAGGGAAATGAAGAAATGACACACAGCGTAAACAAGTACTTCATGACATgacaaaatataaacacactGCAGGATGGAAACAATccagacatgaaaaaaacagaactctTGAAACTGGAAACTGCTGCGAGGagcacatgaaaaaacaaaacatctagtAAGATAGATACGACACACTGCATATTTCTTCTATGAGTTATGTAGACGATCATAGCAAGTTGGTTGTAAAACATGAACTATCATTTTATAATTTGTCACTATAGCATACAGCTGCGTACCGGATTTTCCTGATATTTTGGATGAGACCGGACTTTTACAAGCCTCTACATGAGAATCAGAAAAGGGGCTGGCCTTTCTGTCCGTCATCCATCCATAGAAACCAGGCATCAGGAAAGTGACACTCTGTTGATGACAAAGCAGCAGTGACAGAAGTGAGCGTTGGCATGGTCCTCAGTCTGAACGGCCTTGATCAGCTGGTCATGTTGGCTCACCTTTTCCAGCAGCTCGTCCTTGTTGTAGCCAAACAGACTGAGCGCCACATGGTCATGAATGCTGAAGATTGAGCCATCAGGGTGGAGCAGGAGGAGTCCGTTCACAGGGGCAAACACCCAAACGGTTCCACAGTACTCCAGTGCTGGACTGGGGGAGAGAACCGTGCTGTCTGCTTTGACTTCTGTGAAAGTGCAGACACATGTTAAGGTGCACAGTCAGCTACAACCAGTACTGTTTGTCCAATTACAGTGTCTGCTGAGTAACATTTTCAGGGTTCATATAGCATTTGAGGGTCTCAAAATGGTTTGGTTTTCTATAGTGTTACGTATTAAATTGGTTTGACATGCAAAAGTTAAGTAGTTTAAAGGATAATACTCAACTAATGCACACTACAGCTTGCaggcataaaaacatttaatgaaaaatgataTTGACACAAAAGGTGCTAAAAACTACCATTGCAAAAACCATGTATGATCAATATATGTCATATTTGGCCTGCCTTGTATTTTTCAACTCAAACTTCAACTGCTATAGAAAAACCATGTATTTTCAAACTGTAAGTGTTTATaagcccccccaaaaaaacagtcCCATTGTCCCTTTGTTACTATCCAGTTTTTGGATAATCCAATAAGTTTCTCTACAGTTTGTACATCTTAACAAGACCCTTTAGGAGCATGCAGCACAAACCAACATCTTAGCAATGTTTGTCAGTTACCTCACATTCTGATTTCTTTTCCAAcagagattttcatttttatccgCTGCACTTTTTCGATGTTAAGTCTGGAGTCTTATGCTGCAAAAATGTTTGGAGGGTTTTTGGATAACACTGCAATATAGTAGATTAGGCACCAGTTTCCTCAAAGTaattttggatgtgtttttaattcCTGCAACCAATCTATAGGTCCCAGCTTAGTTTTAACGTCCAACTAAACAACATACCTGAGGACTGCTCTTTTCCATGAATTGGTTGTTTACAGTGTGCAGAGGGTGATGCTTCTCTCTTGCACACAGAGGAGCATGGATGCTTGCCCTCGCCATTTGATATTTCAAGATTATCTGTTGGACAGGTACAATCAGTCCCACTCCCACTTTTGTGGTGTTGGGGTTTTCCACACACTACTGCCGCCTGAAGTTTGACACACAGAGGGACTGATGCACCTCCTCTGCTTTTACCGCAAACTTTCTGAACCCTCAGCATctgaaaaagggaagaaaaagcaACGTCAATCAGGGCAGACTTACAGAAATACCTGAGCTTATAAAGTTTAGGGATatcatttcttttctgtcttctgcGTGCCTCTAAAATGTCTAAGAAGCGTATTGGTAAACGGGA is from Amphiprion ocellaris isolate individual 3 ecotype Okinawa chromosome 10, ASM2253959v1, whole genome shotgun sequence and encodes:
- the pask gene encoding PAS domain-containing serine/threonine-protein kinase isoform X2; protein product: MSLSTDASLAAHQSFGDKGQTICVVPDLSSDLLGDDFDMNKSFPCTQRSLYKKRLLALQRRYYPGSLTGDRLDVCTSVAHRNHQISSLFPASPVFAESLPHPFTMSETEERLLNQLFSGDFGLLGNLAAINPNKVILTVSKKTREILSVNDQACKLFECTTNELTGRKLSSILKKTSQVLEEALEEDFLLSDGTIAPISGKLMDAVTLSGEVTVSVCTHKQSQNDEHWLFMMENVERVSAFLSFSQDGSILTCDLAFAHLHGYHHPEDLKGVSVQELIPSLQIPLRSYALPKMLRVQKVCGKSRGGASVPLCVKLQAAVVCGKPQHHKSGSGTDCTCPTDNLEISNGEGKHPCSSVCKREASPSAHCKQPIHGKEQSSEVKADSTVLSPSPALEYCGTVWVFAPVNGLLLLHPDGSIFSIHDHVALSLFGYNKDELLEKSVTFLMPGFYGWMTDRKASPFSDSHVEACKSPVSSKISGKSDHSSLVAGDMAMVRQAILASTSVGRGRIFTGTSTRLEKQGSALSTLSPPAVTSTRVVMANDTAELMEEAAQVVSCSSQLDSAGSTQALLKTFAWVEPPGEDTCCLVPPEPSPHNREQQLTDGVQKNDGPGIQNLQDAPAQNGQAVCNVGGNSSDAGKDHHSCPSVLQDSSFEVISLESRSSSGFCEKFGGHGGSDPAQAEDSHSAHLVDSASCFLDLNSNGDLVTRALADLDLSSSIELLSRREHNDDNQHSMTSCDTAELLRTPSPCMVGSDQEAEPVDTRHPAVKIRNSLSEELGNHQGEQDQWAALSAIHKGKSQECSIQMNGGIQSMADIPATSTPKKQRVNGRTLSSDTAQILEGRFEGSGYHRDGTRVDVQCDICRTDLPDGGFMFCVWMSRPGQQGALLQTGRSLQNLSATSLGEIGEASQGEVLRSTMDLEQSRACDGQFEEEYQPLRAVGKGAFGFVWKAIRRCDGQEVIVKFISKARIVSDCWVDDPMLGRVSQEIAILTRVQHHNIVKVLEVFENGSYFQMVMEKHGDGLDLFEFIDMQPRLDEPLASYIFRQLVAAVFYLRTKNILHRDIKDENIIIDKCFHIRLIDFGSAAMMAPRKLFYNFCGTLEYCSPEVLQGNPYEGPELEMWSLGVLLYTLLFSENPFCDVGEILDAKLNPLFRLSPELHGVLSGLLHPEPTQRMTLDQLLLQSWISQPISLAEYSWAEVVPETQSVCSPQHQESSPKLYVRQGLFPDDGDETLPEDEEEAEDEDERLSMVALESELQKYLHED
- the pask gene encoding PAS domain-containing serine/threonine-protein kinase isoform X1, encoding MSLSTDASLAAHQSFGDKGQTICVVPDLSSDLLGDDFDMNKSFPCTQRSLYKKRLLALQRRYYPGSLTGDRLDVCTSVAHRNHQISSLFPASPVFAESLPHPFTMSETEERLLNQLFSGDFGLLGNLAAINPNKVILTVSKKTREILSVNDQACKLFECTTNELTGRKLSSILKKTSQVLEEALEEDFLLSDGTIAPISGKLMDAVTLSGEVTVSVCTHKQSQNDEHWLFMMENVERVSAFLSFSQDGSILTCDLAFAHLHGYHHPEDLKGVSVQELIPSLQIPLRSYALPKMLRVQKVCGKSRGGASVPLCVKLQAAVVCGKPQHHKSGSGTDCTCPTDNLEISNGEGKHPCSSVCKREASPSAHCKQPIHGKEQSSEVKADSTVLSPSPALEYCGTVWVFAPVNGLLLLHPDGSIFSIHDHVALSLFGYNKDELLEKSVTFLMPGFYGWMTDRKASPFSDSHVEACKSPVSSKISGKSDHSSLVAGDMAMVRQAILASTSVGRGRIFTGTSTRLEKQGSALSTLSPPAVTSTRVVMANDTAELMEEAAQVVSCSSQLDSAGSTQALLKTFAWVEPPGEDTCCLVPPEPSPHNREQQLTDGVQKNDGPGIQNLQDAPAQNGQAVCNVGGNSSDAGKDHHSCPSVLQDSSFEVISLESRSSSGFCEKFGGHGGSDPAQAEDSHSAHLVDSASCFLDLNSNGDLVTRALADLDLSSSIELLSRREHNDDNQHSMTSCDTAELLRTPSPCMVGSDQEAEPVDTRHPAVKIRNSLSEELGNHQGEQDQWAALSAIHKGKSQECSIQMNGGIQSMADIPATSTPKKQRVNGRTLSSDTAQILEGRFEGSGYHRDGTRVDVQCDICRTDLPDGGFMFCVWMSRPGQQGALLQTGRSLQNLSATSLGEKIGEASQGEVLRSTMDLEQSRACDGQFEEEYQPLRAVGKGAFGFVWKAIRRCDGQEVIVKFISKARIVSDCWVDDPMLGRVSQEIAILTRVQHHNIVKVLEVFENGSYFQMVMEKHGDGLDLFEFIDMQPRLDEPLASYIFRQLVAAVFYLRTKNILHRDIKDENIIIDKCFHIRLIDFGSAAMMAPRKLFYNFCGTLEYCSPEVLQGNPYEGPELEMWSLGVLLYTLLFSENPFCDVGEILDAKLNPLFRLSPELHGVLSGLLHPEPTQRMTLDQLLLQSWISQPISLAEYSWAEVVPETQSVCSPQHQESSPKLYVRQGLFPDDGDETLPEDEEEAEDEDERLSMVALESELQKYLHED